Proteins encoded within one genomic window of Deltaproteobacteria bacterium:
- a CDS encoding PAS domain S-box protein: MSDDSREEKNSLRERAEARLFQSPPMTENLSGAELKALIHDYQVHQIELEIQNEELRETQKQLEEARDRFARLFNDAPVGYLTVDEHGIIVQTNETFATMVGKEAHLLPTKALADFILAADRSVFHGRFRAFFKTPRGKELDFRLKCAKGTRNVRCVGRIEDESFKPSSRSESRILLVVSDITAQIRAETALRERERFLSAILETTQDGFWIIDGQGRITEANAAYCRMSGYSKEELTRLGVSDLEAVERFEETKARIGRIVQNRSERFETRHRRKDGSLFDVEVSVSHLDIDGGRFVCFCRDISARKRDEDRMAKIVKELEQAIVEKDAFFSIIAHDLKSPMSGFLSLTRSFADDVMGWSAAELKTISQALLKGAEGVTELLDNLLQWAMLRRGMIEYEPRSCDFRSMVARAMDAVRPMAALKSISLENRVPDHVQALIDQPMMDTILRNLLGNALKFTHREGTVSVMAERRGSMIHAAVQDNGVGLDTKELSRLFSLNQKTSRPGTEGEKSSGLGLILCRDFIARHGGRIWAESDPGRGATFHFTVPAGE; this comes from the coding sequence ATGAGCGATGATTCCAGGGAAGAAAAAAACTCCCTGCGGGAGCGGGCCGAGGCCCGTCTGTTTCAGTCTCCGCCGATGACCGAGAACCTTTCCGGAGCCGAACTCAAGGCCCTGATCCACGACTATCAGGTTCATCAGATCGAGCTGGAAATCCAAAACGAGGAGCTTCGGGAAACCCAGAAGCAGCTTGAGGAAGCCCGGGACCGCTTCGCCAGGCTCTTCAACGACGCCCCGGTGGGCTATCTGACGGTCGACGAGCACGGCATCATCGTCCAGACCAACGAAACCTTCGCCACCATGGTCGGCAAGGAGGCCCATCTCCTCCCCACCAAGGCCCTGGCCGATTTCATCCTCGCCGCCGACCGATCCGTCTTTCACGGCCGGTTCAGGGCCTTTTTCAAAACCCCCAGGGGAAAGGAACTCGACTTTCGGCTGAAGTGCGCCAAAGGAACCCGGAACGTCCGGTGCGTCGGCCGGATCGAGGATGAATCCTTCAAGCCGTCCTCCCGTTCCGAATCCAGGATCCTGCTCGTGGTCTCGGACATCACCGCCCAGATCCGGGCCGAAACGGCCCTCCGGGAGCGGGAACGTTTCCTGAGCGCCATCCTTGAAACGACCCAGGATGGTTTCTGGATCATCGACGGACAGGGGCGGATCACCGAGGCCAATGCCGCCTATTGCCGCATGTCGGGATACAGCAAAGAGGAGCTGACCCGTCTGGGGGTCTCCGACCTGGAGGCCGTGGAGCGGTTCGAAGAGACCAAGGCCCGCATCGGGCGTATTGTCCAAAACAGATCTGAACGCTTCGAGACCAGACATCGCCGCAAGGACGGAAGTCTGTTCGACGTCGAGGTTTCGGTCTCCCACCTGGACATCGACGGCGGTCGCTTCGTCTGCTTCTGCCGGGACATCAGCGCGCGAAAACGAGACGAAGATAGAATGGCCAAGATCGTCAAGGAACTCGAACAAGCCATTGTCGAAAAGGACGCCTTCTTCTCCATCATCGCCCACGACCTGAAGTCCCCCATGTCAGGATTCCTGTCCCTGACCCGGTCCTTTGCCGACGACGTCATGGGCTGGTCCGCAGCCGAATTGAAAACGATCTCCCAGGCCCTGCTCAAGGGGGCCGAAGGAGTGACGGAACTCCTGGACAATCTTCTCCAATGGGCCATGTTGCGACGAGGAATGATCGAGTATGAGCCGCGATCCTGCGATTTTCGGTCCATGGTCGCCAGGGCCATGGACGCAGTTCGTCCCATGGCCGCCCTGAAATCCATTTCCTTGGAGAATCGGGTTCCCGACCATGTCCAGGCCCTGATCGACCAACCCATGATGGACACGATCCTCAGAAACCTCCTGGGCAATGCCCTGAAATTCACCCACCGAGAAGGAACGGTCTCGGTCATGGCCGAACGCCGGGGGTCCATGATTCACGCGGCTGTCCAGGACAACGGGGTCGGCCTGGACACGAAGGAGCTCTCACGACTCTTTTCCCTCAACCAAAAGACCTCCCGGCCCGGAACCGAAGGGGAAAAAAGCAGCGGCCTGGGTCTCATCCTCTGCCGGGACTTCATCGCCAGGCACGGCGGCCGGATCTGGGCCGAAAGCGACCCCGGCCGGGGGGCGACCTTCCATTTTACGGTGCCGGCCGGGGAATGA
- a CDS encoding amphi-Trp domain-containing protein has protein sequence MEKKKVVFKQTMETAAAVEYLESLVKAFKAGRIVVEQGETSVELLPGQVVDVEVEAKVKEGKAKFEMELGWMTSAADEGEGLSISDKPSEPVEEKPAAPCPIGGEKAAGPKPEDVSKAPKSVVPKAKPEEAKIGSGPKTGK, from the coding sequence ATGGAAAAGAAGAAAGTCGTGTTCAAGCAGACCATGGAAACGGCTGCGGCCGTCGAATACCTGGAAAGTCTGGTCAAGGCCTTCAAGGCCGGCCGGATCGTGGTCGAGCAGGGCGAGACCTCGGTGGAGCTTCTTCCCGGCCAGGTCGTGGACGTGGAAGTGGAGGCCAAGGTCAAGGAAGGCAAGGCCAAGTTCGAGATGGAGTTGGGCTGGATGACTTCCGCGGCGGATGAGGGCGAGGGGCTGAGCATTTCGGACAAGCCCTCCGAACCGGTCGAGGAAAAGCCTGCGGCCCCGTGCCCCATCGGCGGTGAAAAGGCGGCCGGGCCCAAGCCCGAGGACGTGTCCAAGGCCCCCAAGAGCGTCGTGCCTAAGGCCAAGCCCGAGGAGGCCAAAATCGGATCCGGCCCCAAGACCGGCAAATAG
- a CDS encoding GAK system CofD-like protein: MTSLSIDRRVRIPDRVRLERYRRSPDLGPAILFFSGGTALRETSRRLVAYTHNSIHLITPFDSGGSSAELRRAFAMPAIGDIRNRLMALADQSLLGNPAIFRLFAHRFPKDGHYEILVDELRAMAAGEHSLVAEIVDPMRKIIRRSLETFLQRMPRGFRLQGASIGNLILAAGYLENGGHLDPVIYLFSMLVQVRGTVRAVVNSDLDLVAELENGERIVGQHLLTGKEAGPISSPVRDIYLADKAGNRAEVEIRDKIRALIDGADLICYPMGSFYSSLVAPILPRGVGRAVGANPCPKVFVPGTVPDPECPGMSVEDQVRELLRYLKQDDEGLSNDAVLKYVLLDTRAGRYQGKVERLRLHQHGVMAIDASLVSPESSPFIDPGLLTEALLSLT, from the coding sequence ATGACCAGCCTGTCCATCGATCGCCGGGTCCGCATTCCGGACCGGGTCCGCCTGGAGCGATACCGGCGCAGCCCGGATCTGGGACCGGCCATCCTCTTCTTCAGCGGAGGCACGGCCTTGCGGGAGACCAGCCGGCGGCTGGTGGCCTACACTCACAATTCCATCCACCTGATCACGCCGTTCGACTCGGGGGGCAGTTCGGCCGAGTTGCGGCGGGCCTTTGCCATGCCGGCCATCGGCGACATCCGCAACCGGCTCATGGCCCTGGCCGACCAAAGTCTCCTGGGCAACCCGGCCATCTTTCGGCTTTTTGCCCACCGTTTTCCCAAGGATGGGCACTATGAAATTCTTGTGGACGAACTCCGGGCCATGGCCGCCGGGGAACATTCCTTGGTGGCCGAGATCGTGGACCCCATGCGCAAGATCATCCGCCGCAGTCTGGAGACCTTTCTCCAGCGCATGCCCCGGGGCTTCCGGCTCCAGGGGGCCAGCATCGGCAACCTGATTCTGGCCGCTGGATACCTGGAGAACGGCGGGCATTTGGACCCGGTCATCTACCTTTTCTCCATGCTGGTCCAGGTTCGGGGCACGGTCCGGGCCGTGGTCAACTCTGACCTCGACCTGGTGGCTGAACTGGAGAACGGGGAGAGAATCGTGGGCCAGCATCTTTTGACCGGCAAGGAGGCCGGGCCCATTTCCAGCCCGGTCCGGGATATCTATCTGGCCGACAAGGCCGGGAACCGAGCCGAGGTCGAGATCCGGGACAAGATCCGGGCTTTGATCGACGGCGCCGATCTGATCTGCTATCCTATGGGCAGCTTCTATTCCAGCCTGGTGGCCCCGATCCTGCCCCGAGGCGTTGGCCGGGCCGTGGGGGCCAATCCCTGCCCCAAGGTCTTTGTTCCCGGCACGGTCCCTGATCCTGAATGTCCGGGCATGAGCGTTGAAGACCAGGTCCGGGAATTGTTGCGCTATCTCAAGCAGGATGACGAGGGCCTGTCCAACGACGCGGTCCTCAAGTATGTCCTGCTGGATACCAGGGCCGGACGGTATCAGGGCAAGGTCGAGCGCCTGCGGCTTCATCAGCACGGGGTGATGGCCATCGACGCGTCCCTGGTCAGTCCAGAGTCCTCGCCGTTCATCGATCCGGGTCTCTTGACCGAGGCCCTGCTTTCGCTGACCTGA
- a CDS encoding HprK-related kinase B translates to MTGPTVSSLVNELHRAYPAGFALNLAFGRFRIQLLSNHDGLIRELKEYFGPFVSLKPDFEPVMVVTAHQGEPPLTDLAFETRPPDPGKTKIKEEFVDLPDGRIVRKRLTGMVFAFGGDLHAAVGPCLDNPNQVVNFINNRHIDWMLNQGGILGHAAGVAAHGRGLALAGFSGAGKSTLALHLMSRGTSFVSNDRLVVQAGEPMTMHGVAKLPRINPGTIMGNPDLAGMLTETERGIYEAMVPDELWSLEAKHDAFLDQCFGPGRFCLEAPMDGLAILNWKRGQGKCRVEVVDLDARRDLLPAFMKSPGLFFLPRPGINREPGPEVYVRALAGSLVLEFSGGVDFILAADTCLNFLRHGRPGVAA, encoded by the coding sequence ATGACCGGACCGACCGTATCATCCCTGGTCAACGAGTTGCATCGAGCCTATCCGGCTGGATTCGCTCTGAACTTGGCCTTTGGCCGATTTCGGATTCAACTTCTGTCCAACCACGACGGCCTGATTCGGGAATTGAAGGAGTATTTCGGGCCCTTCGTGTCCTTGAAGCCCGATTTCGAACCGGTCATGGTCGTCACGGCCCACCAGGGCGAGCCGCCTTTGACGGATCTGGCCTTCGAGACCAGACCGCCGGACCCGGGCAAGACCAAGATCAAGGAAGAGTTCGTCGATCTGCCCGACGGCCGTATCGTCCGCAAGCGCCTGACCGGCATGGTCTTCGCTTTTGGCGGCGATCTGCACGCCGCAGTGGGGCCATGTCTGGACAACCCCAACCAAGTGGTCAACTTCATCAACAACCGGCACATCGACTGGATGCTCAACCAGGGCGGAATCCTGGGCCATGCGGCCGGAGTGGCCGCCCATGGCCGTGGCCTGGCTCTGGCGGGTTTCTCCGGGGCCGGCAAGTCGACCCTGGCCCTCCACCTCATGAGCCGGGGAACTTCCTTTGTCAGCAACGATCGGCTCGTGGTCCAGGCCGGAGAGCCGATGACCATGCACGGGGTGGCCAAGCTTCCCCGGATCAACCCGGGAACGATCATGGGCAACCCCGACCTGGCCGGAATGCTGACCGAGACCGAGCGGGGCATTTACGAGGCCATGGTTCCGGACGAGTTGTGGAGCCTGGAGGCCAAACACGACGCCTTTCTCGACCAGTGCTTCGGCCCGGGCCGGTTCTGTCTGGAGGCGCCCATGGACGGGCTGGCCATCCTCAACTGGAAGCGGGGTCAGGGGAAATGCCGGGTCGAGGTCGTTGACCTCGATGCCAGACGAGATCTTTTGCCGGCCTTCATGAAATCACCTGGCCTCTTTTTTCTGCCCCGTCCGGGAATAAACCGGGAACCGGGTCCCGAGGTCTATGTCCGGGCCTTGGCCGGGTCCTTGGTCCTGGAATTCTCCGGTGGAGTGGATTTCATCCTGGCCGCGGACACCTGTCTGAACTTCCTTCGCCATGGCCGACCCGGAGTGGCTGCATGA
- a CDS encoding GAK system ATP-grasp enzyme, which translates to MNTTGPRMAVVGTIGGWSSELLADTVGRLTGQRLLVDMEEVRADLDSGQVWYRGVDLATMDGLMIKKIGARYSPLLLDRLEILRYLESRGTRVFSSPEAIIRVLNRLTCTVTMRMAGIPMPPTTITESVDEAIEAVGMYNQAVFKPLYTSKGRGMCVIADNGQCAEKIRDYHRDNAIMYIQQMIDLNGRDLGIVFLGGKYVTTYARCSTDGSAWNTTTVSGGKYEACDPLPESIEVAERAQALFGLEFTCVDVVETSRGPMVFEVSAFGGFRGILEARGLDAAELYAKHVLGRLGA; encoded by the coding sequence ATGAATACGACCGGGCCACGCATGGCCGTGGTGGGGACCATCGGCGGATGGTCTTCGGAACTGCTGGCCGACACCGTGGGCCGGTTGACCGGGCAGAGGCTGCTGGTGGACATGGAAGAGGTCCGGGCCGATCTCGACTCGGGCCAGGTCTGGTACCGGGGTGTGGACCTGGCAACCATGGACGGTCTGATGATCAAGAAGATCGGGGCCAGGTACTCGCCCCTGCTTCTGGATCGTCTGGAAATCCTCCGTTATCTCGAATCCAGGGGGACCAGGGTCTTTTCCTCGCCCGAGGCCATTATCCGGGTCCTGAACCGCCTGACCTGCACGGTGACCATGCGTATGGCCGGAATCCCCATGCCTCCGACGACCATAACCGAGAGCGTGGACGAGGCCATCGAGGCCGTCGGAATGTACAATCAGGCCGTGTTCAAACCCCTGTACACCTCCAAGGGCCGAGGTATGTGCGTTATCGCCGACAATGGCCAATGCGCCGAGAAGATCCGGGACTACCATCGGGACAACGCCATCATGTACATCCAGCAGATGATCGACCTGAACGGCCGGGATCTGGGCATTGTCTTTCTGGGCGGAAAATATGTGACCACCTACGCCCGGTGCTCCACGGACGGGTCGGCCTGGAACACGACCACGGTTTCTGGCGGCAAGTACGAGGCCTGCGACCCCCTGCCCGAGAGTATCGAGGTGGCCGAGCGGGCCCAGGCCCTGTTCGGTCTTGAATTCACCTGCGTCGACGTGGTCGAGACATCACGGGGCCCCATGGTTTTCGAGGTCTCGGCCTTTGGGGGCTTCCGGGGCATACTCGAGGCTCGCGGCCTGGACGCGGCCGAGCTTTATGCCAAACATGTATTGGGGAGGCTGGGGGCATGA
- a CDS encoding PhoU family transcriptional regulator has product MITFEGLMENFRFLILDVRGQVLATFDFLNEPNSALYDKIVARDDYIDNLKNIIENKCFSELLGGRKLQKGEINKVRSMHIVAVNLERIADFCVNIVRQVQYFRHFTFLHEFDYESHLLVIEEGLNHVLPAMEEHDVTLALEICRAENSLDKMYKLTFGHIMDRLQSTTRDVQDLVTVLFIFRYLERIGDSLLNIGEAILFAVIGEKIKIHQFQALQRNLSKSGFAGHLDEVDFQAIWGTRSGCRIGRVEKKDDHGLETATGSIFKEGTQAKIHGEKENLERWDALFPGLVPKVFSYSEDSVEGSASMLVEFLPGCTMDEVILSSESEILENACFILQETLASIWQSTLVPGPVRVNFISQLRDRLEAVLQVHPRIMREESVLNGTTIPSTVFLISSCRKLESELTAPFSIFIHGDMNCNNIVYDHGEQRVRYIDVYRSRMFDYVQDVSVFLVSNFRMPVFEAGLRERLETVMDSFLHFARAFAAEQKDSTFEVRLALAVARSLCTSTRFELDGSFARDMFNRAHYLFENLAALDGSGVHEYVFPDRVLRA; this is encoded by the coding sequence ATGATCACCTTTGAAGGCTTGATGGAGAACTTCAGGTTTCTGATCCTGGACGTCCGGGGACAGGTCCTGGCCACGTTCGACTTCCTGAACGAGCCCAACTCGGCCCTGTACGACAAGATCGTGGCCCGGGACGACTACATCGACAATTTGAAGAACATCATCGAGAACAAGTGCTTCTCGGAACTCCTGGGCGGGCGGAAGCTTCAGAAGGGCGAGATCAACAAGGTCCGGTCCATGCACATCGTGGCCGTCAACCTGGAACGGATCGCCGACTTCTGCGTGAACATCGTCCGCCAGGTCCAGTATTTCCGGCATTTCACCTTTCTCCACGAATTCGACTACGAGAGCCATCTCCTGGTCATCGAAGAAGGCCTGAACCATGTCCTCCCGGCCATGGAGGAGCACGACGTGACCCTGGCCCTGGAGATCTGCCGGGCCGAGAACAGCCTTGACAAAATGTACAAGCTGACCTTCGGCCACATCATGGACCGCCTTCAAAGCACGACCCGGGACGTGCAGGATCTGGTCACGGTGCTGTTCATCTTCCGGTATCTAGAGCGGATCGGGGATTCCCTGCTGAACATCGGGGAAGCCATTCTCTTCGCGGTCATCGGAGAGAAGATCAAGATCCACCAATTCCAGGCCCTGCAGCGGAATCTGAGCAAGAGCGGATTTGCCGGCCATCTGGACGAGGTGGACTTTCAGGCCATCTGGGGGACGCGGTCCGGGTGCCGGATCGGGCGGGTGGAGAAAAAGGACGACCACGGCCTGGAAACAGCCACGGGCAGCATCTTCAAGGAAGGGACACAGGCCAAGATACATGGCGAGAAGGAAAACCTGGAGCGATGGGATGCCCTGTTCCCGGGCCTGGTACCCAAGGTTTTCAGCTATTCCGAGGACAGCGTCGAGGGCAGCGCCTCCATGTTGGTCGAATTTTTGCCCGGGTGCACCATGGACGAGGTCATTCTGTCCTCAGAGTCCGAGATCCTGGAGAACGCCTGTTTCATTTTGCAGGAGACCCTGGCCTCCATCTGGCAGTCGACCCTGGTCCCAGGGCCGGTGCGGGTGAATTTCATCTCCCAGCTTCGGGATCGACTGGAGGCCGTGCTTCAGGTCCACCCCCGGATCATGCGGGAGGAGAGCGTGCTGAACGGCACGACCATTCCTTCCACGGTTTTCCTGATTTCGTCATGTCGAAAATTGGAATCGGAGTTGACGGCGCCATTCTCGATCTTCATCCACGGGGACATGAACTGCAACAACATCGTTTACGACCATGGCGAGCAGCGGGTCCGGTACATCGATGTGTATCGGTCCCGGATGTTCGACTATGTCCAGGACGTTTCGGTTTTTCTGGTTTCCAATTTCAGAATGCCTGTCTTCGAGGCCGGTCTGCGCGAACGCCTGGAAACGGTCATGGACTCGTTTCTGCACTTCGCCCGGGCCTTTGCCGCCGAGCAGAAGGATTCGACCTTCGAGGTCCGCCTGGCCCTGGCCGTTGCCCGGTCCCTGTGCACCTCGACCCGGTTCGAGCTGGACGGATCCTTTGCCCGGGACATGTTCAACCGGGCCCATTACCTGTTCGAGAATCTGGCCGCCCTTGATGGATCAGGCGTCCACGAGTATGTCTTTCCTGACCGGGTCCTTCGGGCTTGA
- a CDS encoding amphi-Trp domain-containing protein → MSDEGKFSFESMQDNTSIQRYLQSLEEGFAKGKIVLSTDGEEMVMRPGGMLRFSVKAKKKNESCKINLKVEWKEMAITSVAPSEDMVISS, encoded by the coding sequence ATGAGCGACGAGGGCAAGTTTTCCTTCGAGTCCATGCAGGACAACACGTCGATCCAACGATATCTCCAGTCATTGGAGGAAGGGTTCGCCAAGGGCAAGATCGTGCTCAGCACCGACGGCGAGGAAATGGTCATGCGGCCCGGAGGCATGCTCCGGTTCTCGGTCAAGGCCAAGAAGAAAAACGAGTCGTGCAAGATCAATCTGAAGGTCGAATGGAAGGAAATGGCCATAACTTCGGTCGCGCCTTCCGAAGACATGGTCATCAGCAGTTGA
- a CDS encoding GAK system XXXCH domain-containing protein, with the protein MSSQKFETIIQRDEAGLFFRSLADSVERGGGILQEHGIEIQAFSKIKVSLRQDGPSLTVRVKIKAREHDEENQPPSYKKLKKRMKVYFREIIASLDSGTLPSSEIVSVFLHDCELMVAYEGYGDEHYEQFTALCDELRVSLETGDLERSRQAAEALEACKEQCHDQHK; encoded by the coding sequence ATGTCATCACAGAAATTTGAAACCATCATCCAGCGGGACGAAGCCGGACTCTTCTTCCGGTCTTTGGCCGATTCCGTGGAAAGGGGCGGGGGGATTCTGCAAGAACACGGGATCGAAATCCAGGCCTTCAGCAAGATCAAGGTCAGCCTTCGTCAGGATGGGCCAAGTCTCACGGTCCGGGTCAAGATCAAGGCCCGAGAGCACGATGAAGAGAATCAACCCCCTTCGTACAAAAAACTCAAAAAACGGATGAAGGTCTATTTTCGGGAGATCATCGCCTCCCTGGATTCCGGTACCTTGCCCTCCTCGGAAATCGTTTCGGTATTTCTGCACGACTGTGAACTGATGGTGGCCTACGAGGGCTATGGCGACGAACACTACGAGCAGTTCACGGCTCTTTGCGACGAGTTGCGGGTCTCACTCGAGACCGGCGATCTGGAACGGTCGCGCCAGGCCGCGGAGGCGCTGGAGGCCTGCAAGGAACAGTGCCATGACCAGCACAAGTAG
- a CDS encoding cell envelope biogenesis protein OmpA, with amino-acid sequence MQKEMSTLATIPGVHGVMARSRDGKIVDFGLKDYLGHDGLRSLRRLIAKLPDRPKSRHRLRFAPIPWSGVNGLIALFNDGELLVLTSPEADQKAIAKSIEAHEAILSMFFVPKDDDTLEIQSSKFDPTPKNRRLPRALLAMFLGMIVVGGAWMMNLPTMLLSNTVGSGTAQALPESEGQGPTPSGPPRTILRIQGSNTIGAKLAPELSNAYLDAIGARDIRVEPGKKPEECAVLASHANGEQIRIDIEAHGSSTAFKGLGQASCDIGMASRPIKNKEMEILNRDGLMNDSGFEHVLGLDGIAVIVHPANEIEALTIDQIAAIFSDEVHDWSQIPESGIQGQVVIAARDEKSGTWELFKEKVLQDKTLSPLAERIEDSRALSGMVSRNMRAIGFIGLPYILSSKAVAVAEGSNKPVFPTPFTVATEDYPLARRLFLYTLDDPSSEHARPFLEFALSKNGQHHVEQTGFVPLTISEHVISPPDESPEAFFKLARSSSRLSMAFRFKPGSDRLDSRGQKDVERLVEFLNTHQNRGRSLTLVGFADSIGADEVNDSLSLSRAQSVAQTLISRGLPIHSVLGLGSRLPVADNATQNGREKNRRVEVWVDHRPQALLDPKLESAHEKVLHDKNKNVSA; translated from the coding sequence ATGCAGAAGGAAATGAGCACCCTGGCGACCATACCGGGGGTCCATGGTGTCATGGCCAGGAGCAGGGACGGAAAAATCGTGGATTTCGGCCTGAAGGACTATCTCGGACACGATGGCCTCAGATCGCTGCGGAGACTCATAGCCAAATTGCCAGATCGTCCGAAATCAAGACATCGCCTGCGGTTCGCCCCGATCCCGTGGTCCGGGGTCAACGGCTTGATCGCCCTGTTCAACGACGGGGAACTTTTGGTGCTCACCTCCCCGGAAGCGGATCAAAAGGCCATCGCCAAGTCCATTGAAGCCCATGAAGCCATCTTGTCGATGTTCTTCGTTCCAAAGGACGATGATACGCTTGAGATACAGTCATCCAAATTTGATCCGACCCCAAAAAACCGCCGGCTACCACGGGCATTGCTGGCCATGTTCTTGGGAATGATCGTCGTCGGAGGCGCTTGGATGATGAACCTTCCCACGATGCTCTTGTCGAACACCGTCGGGAGCGGAACGGCCCAGGCCTTGCCCGAATCCGAGGGACAGGGTCCCACGCCCTCGGGACCGCCGCGAACCATATTGCGAATTCAAGGCTCAAACACCATCGGAGCCAAACTTGCTCCAGAACTTTCCAATGCCTATCTGGACGCCATTGGTGCCAGGGACATTCGGGTAGAACCCGGCAAGAAACCCGAAGAATGTGCCGTTCTCGCCAGCCATGCCAACGGTGAACAGATCCGGATCGATATCGAAGCCCACGGATCATCGACGGCCTTCAAAGGCCTCGGCCAAGCAAGCTGCGATATCGGCATGGCCTCGCGACCGATAAAAAATAAGGAAATGGAAATACTGAACAGGGATGGCCTGATGAACGACTCGGGCTTCGAGCATGTTTTGGGTCTGGACGGTATTGCCGTCATCGTCCATCCGGCAAATGAAATAGAGGCGTTGACCATTGATCAAATCGCCGCCATTTTTTCCGATGAAGTGCATGACTGGAGCCAAATTCCCGAAAGCGGCATCCAGGGCCAGGTTGTCATCGCCGCCAGGGACGAAAAATCCGGCACATGGGAACTGTTCAAGGAAAAGGTGCTCCAAGACAAGACGCTCTCCCCTCTGGCCGAACGAATAGAGGATAGCCGGGCCCTATCCGGAATGGTTTCCAGAAACATGCGGGCCATCGGTTTCATCGGCCTGCCCTATATCCTCTCCTCCAAGGCGGTGGCCGTGGCCGAAGGGTCGAACAAGCCCGTGTTCCCGACACCATTCACCGTGGCCACCGAAGACTACCCCCTAGCCCGAAGACTTTTTCTCTACACCCTTGACGATCCTTCGAGTGAGCATGCCCGACCCTTCCTCGAGTTTGCCCTGAGCAAAAATGGACAGCACCATGTCGAGCAGACCGGATTCGTTCCCCTGACCATAAGCGAACACGTCATTTCTCCTCCGGACGAGTCGCCCGAAGCGTTCTTCAAGCTGGCACGGTCCTCCTCGCGTCTCTCGATGGCCTTTCGCTTCAAGCCGGGATCTGATCGTTTGGACAGCAGGGGCCAAAAAGATGTCGAACGCCTCGTGGAATTTCTGAACACTCATCAAAACCGTGGCCGATCATTGACTCTTGTCGGTTTTGCCGACTCCATCGGCGCCGACGAAGTCAACGACAGCCTCTCGTTGAGCCGAGCGCAGTCCGTAGCCCAAACCTTGATTTCTCGCGGGCTTCCCATTCACTCCGTTCTTGGGTTGGGCAGCAGGCTCCCGGTTGCCGACAACGCCACCCAAAACGGCAGGGAAAAGAACAGACGGGTCGAGGTCTGGGTCGATCATCGGCCTCAGGCCCTGCTCGATCCCAAACTGGAATCGGCGCATGAAAAGGTGCTCCATGACAAAAACAAAAATGTGTCGGCATGA